The DNA segment GTCATGAACTTTCTGAAGACACTAATAGTGAAAACGCTTAAAGAACGTAAAGAATCTCGAGATAGGTTGGTTCagggatcgaacccgggtcctAGGGACCATAATGGTGATCAGAGCAGCAGACAATTGTTGCATCTCATGAAAGCTAACGAGGAGGAAGCTGTAGTAGATACCTTTGAGGTGGAaatgaaagagaaagaagagtcTTCAGAACTTCAAGAACTTGTGGGCTTGAAGTCTTCTCTGATTAAGAGCTGTCAGTACGGCAAAGGAGGGTTTGGAGAGAAACAGAATGGTTGGGAGGAggagaggaagatgaagaggacAATGTCGAATGCGAGTAGTATTGTGGGACGTGTGAATTACAGAGTTGAGCTGTTTGAAGCTTGGCGGTGAATAAAAGATTTAcatttattgatggtttttgatccaacttttgagtttttattggttgattttGATATTGTGAGGATGAATGGGATGCTTTTGATGCTGACGGTTGCTTGTGTATCAAGAAACGCTACATTTCTGCATATAATgtcaaagtttttttatttgctaTTCTACAATTGATAGAATATAAATTCTCCTACGAAAAGTATCATATAACACACATGTTTGATAGCCTCCCCTCTCAAAGCAACTAAGACGGTTCTTCTCCAAAAACCAGATTCTGCCAAAGCATTTGATTCGTTCCTGGAGAAGAGGAAGCCCACTGTTTCAATAGCCTCCCCTCTCTCCACAAGGGAGGAGCTAAGAGAATCTCTACCAAAGGCGGAACCATCCTCTAAAGAGACTGTTGTGGGTAAAAGCTCAGACAACAACGGTGAAGCAAGTGGAGGTTCAGACACAGATGATTGGTCGGCTGTGCAAGAAAGAGCTTTGGTTCAAGCGTTGAAGACATTCCCTAAAGAGACGAGCCAGCTGCAGCTGTTCCTGGGAAGACGGTGATTCAATGCAAGAAGAAGTTTGTGGAGCTTAAGGAACTCATCAGAAGCAAGAAAACCAGAGTCTAAAAGTGAAAATATTGTCGGAACTCCATGAGATGGAGCACCTTTGAacctttttattatttgtaatgaTTCATAGGCTTCTCATGTCTTCATAGATTGACCACCACTATCATAGATTTTAATCCTATGTACTGTTTTGAGTATAATTTGTTTTTCCAATTATAATAGAAATCAAACAGAGTTTTACTGTCTCAACTATAAGAAACCGCAAAGTCTTCAAAGGTAGCAAAGTAGCATGAAAATAGCATGTGGTTCATTTTGTTACAAGGACCAAACAGGTGCTTCACCTGATGACTCTTCACCCACCAAGAAGAAGCGCAAGGGCGTCATTCAAGCTGCTTGAGTCTCTAACAATCCCAAAACGGCTTTGCTGGTCTTGCCAGCTCGACTCCAGTAAAACATCAGGCCGTATTACATCAGCTCTCTTTGGTTCCCATACCTGATCCAACTCTTCCGTCTTCACAACTGCAAAAGCTTCAAATATCAAAGAGGGACTTCTCAGCTACAATACACCAAACACAGTACCTTTACAACCAATCAACGAGTAAACTTTGATCTCACCTGATGAATTTCCACCTGCACCTGATGTGACATTATGGGTATCACCTCCACGTGGTACATCCTGAGTACCATCGGTTGCACAAGTAGTTGAACTGAAACTGTGCTTTGCACTAGCTTTGATCTTGGCTTCATGAAGCAGCATATCTAGCAGGCCGGTGTCGCATGAGGAGAAACAATCTGGCTCATCTATCTCCAACGGTGGTGGAGATTGAATATAAGTATCAACAGAGTCCAGTAGATCTGATTGTGGAGTTGACGGTGTCGTCCACTGATCAAATCCACTAGCTTCTGAATATTGGAATGAAGGGAGCTCCAGCTTCACCGCCCCAAACAAGGGCTTAGAAGTAGGAACCATGCCATCCGTAAAGGTATGATGGCTATCTTGAATCATCACATCGGTTCGATGCTGGTTTCCATACAAAGGATGATCAGAGATACTGCAAGATCTTGGATTCTTTTGTGGAGCAGCGTTCTGAAAATGTTCTGGAGATTGGAATGCTTGCCTTATGTTACTGTGGGAAGGCAATATTGGTGACATGTAGCTACTTGCACCAGTGCCTAACATATCTGAGATGTCAGAAGCTACAGGTAACAAGCTAGTAGCGAAATTTAGATCCTCAAAGAGGACGTTAGCAAAGGTTAGATCGTCAAACAGAACATTAGCTTTGGAGTTTCCCAACTGCAAGATGTCTTGATGTCTTCTTCTGTCGGTGACATTACTCGTTGATGGATGATACTCTTGACTCCAGTGCAGGTCTTCAACATGGGTTCCAGGAGGGTAAAGTGGTAAGCCTGCTCGTTGCCGCCTCTTGATACGCGTGTTCCAATAATTCTTTATCTCATTATCTGTTCTCCCAGGCAACTGACAAAGACAAACAATACCAAAGATTCAGCCTTTACCACAATGCTCTTCTAGTCTTAGAATACTACTTACATGTTCAGCCATCTGTGCCCATTTATTGCCCATCCTAGCGTGCATTTCGACGATAAGCTGTTCTTCCTCTTTGCTAAACGCTCCTTTCTTCAAGTTCGGCCTGAGATGATTAGCCCACCTGAGACGACAGCTTTTGCCACAACGTGCAAGGCTGGTGTGTTTCTGCACAGTGTTCCAGTTACCCTCGCCGTGCCTCTTGACATAATCAATCAAAATCCCGTCTTCCGTTGAGGTCCAGGGCCCTTTCTTCAGGACACTTCCTTTCCCTCTGCTTGTGCAGCCACTGCCAATGTTATCAGCAGCAGATGGTGACTCGTTGTAGATGCTTGAGTACATAGCGTCATCACTCTCATCCGTCACCATCGTGTAACTCATCTCTCTTTCAACCATGTAGACATCAATGGCTCTTACCTGAACGAGTATAGAGAAACAAGACAGAACCTTTATTAGTTCAGTATCATCTATTCATCAAGTAAACATCTTTGGCCAAAGTTTATGTAAGAACACtactaaaaaaaacaaatttgaggAATTATTAGATATGTATTTAGAGTTGAATGAGAATCCACCAAAAGCACAACACTTGGAGTAAGTCGCAGCTAAAAAATAAAGTCTTGGAGTAGTTATACTTGGTTTCAAGATAGATCCTAACAACACAGAAGCTCTAAACACTTGAAACGAACTCATGTATAAAACTCCAATTCCCAAAAATCAAATTCTATTATCCACAAAATACGATTCGaaaggtatatatatacacgaACCTAGATATAGATCTGCGTTATCACAAGAGACGAAGCGTAAATGGAAGAACAAAGCAAGTAAAGagggagatagagagagagattacgCGGGAAAAGGTAGAGCGATGGGggaatcaatcaatcaatctcaGAGGTTGAAGATGGAAAGAGATCAGAGTACCAAAAGCAATCATTCATCATTCATAGCTTAgctccgagagagagagagagagagagagagatgctcTTACCAGATCAAGTGGGAACAGAAGCAAactaaagtaaaaatatttaattaaaacactcttttttttttcattactgcaagaataattcttttttttttaatttacttttttttctttcctggATAAATTATAGAGGAATTTCTAATTTTATAGTATGAAATTATTCTATATTTAAAAGATCaagaatagttttttttttttggaaaaaagaGTATATACAAATAAGACTGAAAACTTATAGATAATGCCAATATTGTGTTGTAATTAAGTTTGTTAACAAAATACTCCTTTCCTttccaaatataaaaaaaattatatagtattcacgtatattaaaaatataataaatatttagaattaaatttcttatttatttttactatatttagcaattaaaaatatttagttaattcAAATATTTGTAAATGTATACAaagtatttcaaaaatatataaattttatctttgtggaataattttttttttgaaaaaatctatTACAGATCATAATCATAATAGTAATATTTAAGAAGTGTGTGATAAATTGCAATTTATACTGTTTTTTGGTACAATCGTCTACTATACGTCTTGAGAAAAAAGGAATACACCAAACAAAAAATTCCAATGTGTACTCCATTTAATGATGTGATTTTGAGTTTACTGACGTTGAGATTACGATGGTCCGCACTCAAATGAATGTCATCCAATGATTCTATCTGACAACAAATAGATAGTGTATGACTCTCTAATCAGACTGACTAATCGACATTAATTACTGTCAGGAAGCCAAATGGCGATCAATTATGCGACCGACGGCTCTAACCTTTTTCATGCATTTTCTACTTATATAGCCTGTTGTTACTTCAGCTTTTTCACTAAATTTACGTAACTCACAGAAGAATGATGTTTTATACAAAAAGAAGATAATTGCGGATCTAATTTCAAACCATTTAAATGCTATTTATAGGCGAATCTAAAAGAAATACTCGGATGATTCAACTCATGTATGTTTTTAGCTACAGTTCTGACGGAAGCttgacaacaacaaaaaaaaagatgaggaGAAATGTTCGAGTAAATAAGCAATTTAAATCTCACATCTATTATTACATCAAAAAGACTAATATATATCTAATTCAACTCTATTTAGTATAAAGTTTTTTGAGGGGAGAGTTGTTAGAGTAAACAAACAATACAAGACCAACATCAGATATTAGACcaaagaaagtttaatatatatatggtccAGTTTCACTTGGTATGAGACCTTTTAGGAAGTATCTGACTCAAGAACAATTATGTGAGGGTTTAAAACCCAAATCGAGTAATAGCATATTAAACGAAAAGTTGTATATCTAGATTTAGTTGAGCATTTGGTCCGGCTCTAATAGAACATTTGGTTAGGAATACATCTAGTCCGTTTACAACAAgaaatatgataaaaatgttTAAGGTTATATGGTCCATTGCACCAAACCCACAGGCAGAGCTGGAGTTTTCGCGTATCTCTTTAGATCATTTATCCTGGTCCATTTGCACCAAACTGATTTTACTAACAAGCGGTACGTAATACTTCAAGATATTCCAATACTGCTTAAGATATTTCCACTCATCGACGTATACGGagaaatgttttatttacatgacattttaatttaattttgtttctaTGCATGTTTTTTGCTTAAAATGGTTGCAGCGTATAGACAGACTCATACGCAATTCGTGCGTTCTCGATCCGGTTAGTTTGCTCTTGTGTACTGGCTGCAATCACCAAACCTTTTTTCAAAAACCTTTGTTTGATTATTCTGCtaagtgcaaaaaaaaagaagaaaggatTATGCTGCTAAGTGCTGCTTTTTCAATTAGGTTAGAAATAATAggttttgaattttaattatcTAGTATGTGCGaaaaagtatataataaaaGGGATGGAGGCAATACTATAGAATCATGGAAAGCAGTGTAATTTGTAAACGTACGAGGAACGTAAGATTATCAGTTCCACTCCCCCGTGTCTCACGCTTGTCTCTCTGcctcttttcattttttgttttctttcaattgatttgattatatatatataacttgatAATTTATTCGATGAGTATTATTAAAGAGTCTTAGTGGTGAAGACAGCAAAGTATTATCTTATATGTGATAAGCGATGTAAAATAGCTAAATTAGAATAGCAGCCAGCTTgtgttacataaaaaaaaaagaaaaaatagcaGCCAGATTAAATCTATCTGCAATAACAGATCCTTGTGTATTCAAGACTCATCCAATATTATCCAGCTAGCACCACACATGAAACTTGTTAATTatcgatatatatatagaaattttctatgataacatttttaatttattttcacaaaaatagttatcaatgaagaaaatgacaaaaataagttttattaaagagtaaaaatacatatttattctatggttaattaatctacacttaggatttagagttaatGGGTAGAGTTTTTgggataaaatttcaaatattaaaaaatagaaaacatttgagagaattgcccatTTATATATATCGATAATTAACAAGTTTTATGTGTGCTAGCTGGATAATATTGGCTATATATATATGCCTACTTGATTAATTACATGatcaattttatatattatctatGCACATCATTGGAGGAAACACCAAATAGCATCTCCTTTATCGCTTTATACAggtctctctccctctcttctctctctagaCTCCAGATTAAGGATAGAGATTAGGGTTACATGTTGCTGTATTGACTCATGAAAAATACCGAAGACAGAAATCCAAATCATTACATTTTATCATCAACCAGCAACTGTTCGCTGTTGGAGCATCATCAAGATTCACAAATCATCAAGTCTAAGCATATTCGTGTAATTGAATCCACATACATAATGATGCTTGGTGTATGTATGAGAATCTTGATGATGCTGCAGCTGCAATCAGTGGCTTACACATCTAAACAGGTATGTTTCGATTACATAACATATTATGTATATAGTTCAAATTCTAGTATGGATCGATCACTTAGATCGGCCGGTTCACAAGAAGAGGTGTTTTCTTAAATAAAGTTCGAGGATTTatggtatgtttttttttcttcttgagtTATTGTCTTCTTGAGAGATTTCTTGATATTCTCTCAAATCCGAAAATCCTTAATATTCTGATTCGCATATGTTTTTCTCTAGATGTATATTAATCCATTTTTTCTGTCCCTCAGTTTTTCTTCCTTATGATCTTTTATTTTGGTAAACTTAAAACTAAACCTCCTTAATTCATGTCCAGTTACTGTTAGCTGTTGGAGCATCATCATGATTCACAAATCACCATATCAAGTCTATGCGTATCCTGTAAATGAATCCATATATAATGATTTTCTGGTACATATATATGAGAATCTTGATAATAATGCAGCTGCAATCAGTGGCTTAGTTACACATCTAAACAGGTATGAATCTCTAGTATGAAATATTTTGTAGTTCAAATTCTACTATTAATCTCTCAGATGAGCCGGGTCACAAGAAGATGTGTTTTCTTGTTAAAGGTCTGAGGATTTATGGTATGTTCATTTGATATTTCTATTTCGTGAGAAAAGTTTGATCCTCTCGACTAATCCTAGTTTccgaaaatcattaattttctgATTtcacatcccctatatattatttgagaagcattacaacattattTTGTAGCCActtgtcatcactagaatgattcttagaatccttagagaaatagtttggtccatctaaatatataataagttttttattaaactaaccataaatacattattaatgtgatttactatttccttaaataaaattacggaatttcctaaagtggctaaagtatatatgacaattaatgattttgaataataaagatttaataGAAATGAGGGTATCTTATATcatatttgtataattttaaactattaaaataaattaaacaaccatattaaccatataataaaaatgaaattttttctttatatgttatattttcaatttttaaaaacgagtataaactaccaaaactgttaaaagtctcacattcaaattttgtgatccatgatttattttttttgttaggacatgatacaaatgattaaaaaatcatataagtcgaaagtctcatttaataagtattaaaaataaagatatatatatatatatatatatatatatatcattttaaattaaattatatgccatataaaaatgcataaatatcttaattttgatatttactTTGGACaaatttttttgatgaaaaatttgaaaaaatattataaattacttaaactattaatcctatagtgaaaattttgttattagtaatttatttttttgctataacaaatacaaaaaacatatgagtagaaagtatcatttaataaatattaatattaaaatatactatatatatatgttactatcacttaaatttaattatataccatatcaaatagaaaaaaatattttttagattaataaacttttatttatatcttcgcaccaatttaattatataagtaatagttagtgactttttaattattaaatatatatttattatttcataatatgttagaaacatataatatataaaatatatatatatataatgttcatcccgcgcaaggcgcgggtcttaacctagtatagttttatttttagatgTACAGTATAGGATCCATTTTCGttatacaatattttatttatctcagtTTTTCTTCCTATTCTCTATTTTCTGAATTTATACTTTTTGATTAATTCTTAAAGGTGTTTGCGGGTATATTGGAAGATTAATCCATTCTCGACCTTTCTAGTACAGGGAAAGTGCTAAACTGAGCATCTCCATTTTTGAATTAGGAAACATACAAGTTAGACCAAATCTCGCACACGGAGGCATCATGTCTTTATCTATCTCCTGGCtcgttgcaaaaaaaaaaacatcttttaGTCCTTAACAAACTACAAAGATTGGGAGCGACCACTTCTTTCAAAAGTTTAATAGTATTACAAAAATCAACTTCGCAATATCTTTCTAAAAAACTTTATATGTAACCTTTAACATTACGGACTGATTGACAAGGAGATATGAAACACCATTACAACAAGGAGACAAAGGAAGCACTTCTGTAACTTGATGTCTCTTTGGTTGAGATGAAAACTTGTAACGTTTGTCTGGTCAAATCTTTGAGACTTTGTCCCTCCctgtttcttatttttattttgccaAGGTGGTACAGCTTCTAGATTTGCTTTCTCATCTGTAAATCATATttcatttatatgatatttacattCATAGAAAAAATGAATGATGCACTCTTGGAATAGTCTGAACCATATGGTCAAATGTATCGCTTGTGATATAAGataatgatttcatattaagtgaCGATAGCCTCGAGACTCGTCACGTGATTATCCTTAAGCATCATTTATCTTTTAACCTAACATTTGATTTCATCTTAAATGAACGAAAAACAGGTTGATACTGAACGAATCCACGGAGTTGGCGGTAGGCCAACAGTAACGGAAAATTGGCAGCCAAAGTCTTCTGGTCAACTAATCCAACATTTTCTTACCATATATAGAAACTTTGTACAAATATGTACTATCTTACAAGAAGATTGTAAATTTCAAGAGAACAACTAATTGATACAGAATAATTCTATcaacaaattaatatttagaaaaaatcaAGAATTCACAATATTGAGTAACAAAACTATTCATCCCCAAATATTTCTTCAACATTAGTTATGGGAGAGTTAGTTTACATCTGAAAAAGAGCAAGATTTATAAACAATAATACAAACATCtatgaaaacaaaattcaatCCAGACTTTAATCGCAATCAAAATAAATCAAGAGGAAGCAATTAAAAACCGGAATAGAAATTTACTAATTTGATTTTA comes from the Brassica rapa cultivar Chiifu-401-42 chromosome A01, CAAS_Brap_v3.01, whole genome shotgun sequence genome and includes:
- the LOC103845973 gene encoding transcription factor MYB65 isoform X1 is translated as MVEREMSYTMVTDESDDAMYSSIYNESPSAADNIGSGCTSRGKGSVLKKGPWTSTEDGILIDYVKRHGEGNWNTVQKHTSLARCGKSCRLRWANHLRPNLKKGAFSKEEEQLIVEMHARMGNKWAQMAEHLPGRTDNEIKNYWNTRIKRRQRAGLPLYPPGTHVEDLHWSQEYHPSTSNVTDRRRHQDILQLGNSKANVLFDDLTFANVLFEDLNFATSLLPVASDISDMLGTGASSYMSPILPSHSNIRQAFQSPEHFQNAAPQKNPRSCSISDHPLYGNQHRTDVMIQDSHHTFTDGMVPTSKPLFGAVKLELPSFQYSEASGFDQWTTPSTPQSDLLDSVDTYIQSPPPLEIDEPDCFSSCDTGLLDMLLHEAKIKASAKHSFSSTTCATDGTQDVPRGGDTHNVTSGAGGNSSAFAVVKTEELDQVWEPKRADVIRPDVLLESSWQDQQSRFGIVRDSSSLNDALALLLGG
- the LOC103845973 gene encoding transcription factor MYB65 isoform X3, which produces MVEREMSYTMVTDESDDAMYSSIYNESPSAADNIGSGCTSRGKGSVLKKGPWTSTEDGILIDYVKRHGEGNWNTVQKHTSLARCGKSCRLRWANHLRPNLKKGAFSKEEEQLIVEMHARMGNKWAQMAEHLPGRTDNEIKNYWNTRIKRRQRAGLPLYPPGTHVEDLHWSQEYHPSTSNVTDRRRHQDILQLGNSKANVLFDDLTFANVLFEDLNFATSLLPVASDISDMLGTGASSYMSPILPSHSNIRQAFQSPEHFQNAAPQKNPRSCSISDHPLYGNQHRTDVMIQDSHHTFTDGMVPTSKPLFGAVKLELPSFQYSEASGFDQWTTPSTPQSDLLDSVDTYIQSPPPLEIDEPDCFSSCDTGLLDMLLHEAKIKASAKHSFSSTTCATDGTQDVPRGGDTHNVTSGAAFAVVKTEELDQVWEPKRADVIRPDVLLESSWQDQQSRFGIVRDSSSLNDALALLLGG
- the LOC103845973 gene encoding transcription factor MYB65 isoform X2, with the protein product MVEREMSYTMVTDESDDAMYSSIYNESPSAADNIGSGCTSRGKGSVLKKGPWTSTEDGILIDYVKRHGEGNWNTVQKHTSLARCGKSCRLRWANHLRPNLKKGAFSKEEEQLIVEMHARMGNKWAQMAEHLPGRTDNEIKNYWNTRIKRRQRAGLPLYPPGTHVEDLHWSQEYHPSTSNVTDRRRHQDILQLGNSKANVLFDDLTFANVLFEDLNFATSLLPVASDISDMLGTGASSYMSPILPSHSNIRQAFQSPEHFQNAAPQKNPRSCSISDHPLYGNQHRTDVMIQDSHHTFTDGMVPTSKPLFGAVKLELPSFQYSEASGFDQWTTPSTPQSDLLDSVDTYIQSPPPLEIDEPDCFSSCDTGLLDMLLHEAKIKASAKHSFSSTTCATDGTQDVPRGGDTHNVTSGAGGNSSVVKTEELDQVWEPKRADVIRPDVLLESSWQDQQSRFGIVRDSSSLNDALALLLGG